From Gammaproteobacteria bacterium, one genomic window encodes:
- a CDS encoding HEPN domain-containing protein has product MKNSLEYLPSNKQIELADIVKIIMEISMPEMIILFGSYARNEWVEVKYDENYYRYQSDIDILVIVKTHSESTQAKLERDIEERIRKNVDIKTPVSVIVNDIDFVNKRLSRAQYFFTDIKNEGVLLYDSAKFQLKEARELSPAERKKFAQEDFNYWFSKAEKFISGFRFYLQNKDYTEAAFLLHQVTERLYSGILLVFIRYKPNTHDLYVLRKLANSVDYHLAQVFPLDNAENKRLFKLLKKAYVEARYRPNYTITHDELMKLYEQVEKLNKVGELICHEKINSFI; this is encoded by the coding sequence ATGAAAAACAGCCTAGAATATCTTCCAAGCAATAAACAAATCGAACTCGCTGACATAGTTAAGATCATTATGGAAATCTCCATGCCCGAAATGATTATCTTGTTTGGTAGTTACGCGCGTAATGAATGGGTAGAGGTTAAATACGATGAAAATTATTATCGCTATCAAAGTGACATTGATATTTTGGTCATTGTTAAAACGCATAGTGAATCAACCCAGGCAAAACTTGAGCGTGATATAGAGGAGAGGATTAGAAAAAATGTGGATATTAAGACTCCGGTATCCGTTATTGTAAATGATATTGATTTTGTAAATAAGCGTTTGAGCAGGGCGCAATACTTTTTTACTGATATTAAAAATGAAGGTGTTTTATTATATGACTCTGCGAAGTTTCAATTAAAAGAAGCAAGAGAGTTATCGCCAGCAGAAAGAAAAAAATTTGCACAGGAAGATTTTAATTATTGGTTTTCAAAAGCTGAAAAGTTTATATCTGGGTTTCGATTTTATTTGCAAAATAAAGACTATACTGAGGCAGCATTTTTATTGCATCAAGTAACCGAGAGATTATATTCGGGTATTTTGCTAGTCTTTATTCGATATAAACCCAATACGCATGATCTGTATGTATTAAGAAAACTAGCTAATTCAGTTGATTATCATTTAGCACAAGTGTTTCCCCTGGATAATGCAGAAAATAAAAGATTATTTAAACTACTTAAAAAAGCCTATGTAGAAGCACGTTACAGACCTAACTATACAATTACTCATGATGAGTTGATGAAGTTATATGAACAAGTTGAGAAACTAAATAAAGTGGGTGAATTAATTTGTCATGAAAAGATAAACAGTTTCATTTGA
- a CDS encoding replication initiation protein, translated as MPSIPKNLVTTHLLLSSSMPLTLSDRRLYNYLLLHALPQLKKTQNFTLPLAELKGVYGTNIPLAMPVKESLRRLLRTLIEFQSEPQKWIVTSLLEHGELDEQKQELHYAYSDYCCWLFTQPLTLEKCLIQAHFTQKYSNLLYEILSQAHFANQKTLTLEATDLRDRLLTLEKKFSNFGDFKRFVLMPALYEINAYASFAVKFHLQKKGMKVTHVMFEMTPKRKLTRLTDVATVIPPKRPIFFIDNPELEKAYSYLLNADTPLRRKLFNKAIKAAKTTGIVLDEEAFDCPDVWFDWVQNELLNLSQ; from the coding sequence ATGCCCTCAATCCCAAAAAATTTAGTAACCACCCATCTATTATTAAGCAGCAGCATGCCTTTAACTTTATCCGATAGAAGGCTGTATAATTATTTATTACTTCATGCCCTACCCCAATTAAAGAAAACCCAAAATTTTACCCTACCTTTAGCTGAATTAAAGGGTGTTTACGGCACCAACATACCACTAGCAATGCCGGTGAAAGAATCACTCAGAAGATTATTGAGAACCTTAATCGAATTCCAATCTGAGCCACAAAAATGGATTGTGACCAGTTTATTAGAACATGGTGAACTGGATGAACAAAAACAGGAGCTACACTACGCATATTCCGACTATTGCTGCTGGCTATTTACTCAACCTTTAACCTTAGAAAAATGTCTAATTCAAGCACATTTTACGCAAAAATATAGCAATCTACTATATGAAATTTTAAGCCAAGCACATTTTGCAAATCAAAAAACGCTGACATTAGAAGCAACCGATTTACGCGACCGCTTGCTCACTTTAGAAAAAAAATTCTCTAATTTCGGTGATTTCAAACGTTTTGTATTAATGCCAGCTCTGTATGAGATTAATGCCTATGCCAGTTTTGCTGTAAAGTTTCATCTGCAAAAAAAAGGCATGAAAGTAACCCATGTGATGTTTGAAATGACTCCTAAAAGAAAACTGACGCGACTAACTGATGTGGCGACGGTGATCCCTCCGAAAAGACCGATATTTTTTATTGACAATCCTGAATTAGAAAAAGCTTACAGCTATCTCCTAAATGCCGATACGCCACTGCGTCGTAAATTATTCAATAAAGCCATTAAAGCGGCGAAAACAACAGGTATTGTTTTAGATGAAGAGGCTTTTGATTGCCCCGATGTTTGGTTTGATTGGGTTCAAAATGAATTGTTAAATTTAAGCCAATAA